Genomic segment of Thermus thermamylovorans:
CGAAGCTCTTCCAGGTTGATCCCCACCATGGGCTCGCCCAGGTCCTCGCTGACCTCGGCCAGCACCTCGGGGTCGTTGTAGTGGGTCACCGCCCGGACGATGGCCCGGGCCCGCCGCTTGGGATCCCCGGACTTGAAGATGCCGCTTCCCACGAAGACCCCGTCCATGCCCAGGTGCATCATGAGGGCGGCGTCCGCGGGGGTGGCGATGCCCCCGGCGGCGAAGTTGACCACCGGCAGCCGCCCATGCTGGTGAACCCAGCGCACGAGTTCCAAAGGCGCCCCGATCTCCTTGGCGTAGGCCATGAGCTCATCCTCCCTGAGGGACTGCACCTGGCGGATCCCCTTCCACACGGCGCGGGCGTGGCGCACCGCCTCCACCACGTTGCCCGTACCCGCCTCCCCCTTGGTGCGGATCATGGCCGCCCCCTCGGCGATGCGCCTCAGGGCCTCCCCCAGGTCCCGGGCCCCGCAGACGAAGGGCACCCGGAACTTCCACTTGTCGATGTGGTGCTCCTCGTCGGCGGGGGTGAGCACCTCGGACTCGTCGATGAAGTCCACCCCAAGGGCCTCGAGGATCATGGCCTCCGCGAAGTGGCCGATCCGGACCTTGGCCATCACCGGGATGGACACCGCGGCCATGATCTCCTTGATGACCTTGGGGTCGGACATGCGGGCCACCCCGCCCTGGGCGCGGATATCGGCGGGCACCCTCTCCAGGGCCATCACCGCCACCGCCCCCGCCTCTTCGGCGATGGCCGCCTGCTCCGGGGTGGTCACATCCATGATCACCCCGCCCTTGAACATCTCGGCAAAGCCCGTCTTGATCTGGAAGGTGCCCTTCTCCATCCCGCCCTCCATCCTCCAGCTTAGCGCCCCCCCGGTCAAGGGGCGGGGCCAACAAAGGGGATGGGGCTCAGGGCAGGTAGCTCAAGGGGTTCCGGGGCACCCCGTTCACCCGCACCTCGAAGTGGAGGTGGGGGCCGGTGGACCACCCGGTGGAGCCCACGTGGCCAATCACCTGGCCTGCCTCCACCCACTGCCCGGGGCGCACGGCGATGCGGGACATGTGGGCATAGAGGGTTTCCTTTCCCCCCCCATGGTCCAGGACCACGTGGAACCCGTAGCCCACGGCGCTCCAGCCCGCCACCCGCACCTGCCCCGCCTTGGCCGCCAGAATGGGGGTGCCCTGCGGGGCGGCCAGGTCGATCCCCGTGTGATAGCGCTGGAAAACCCCCCGCTGGCCGTAATAGGTGGTGATGCGGAAGCCCCCCGCCAGGGGCCAGCGCATCCCCCCCTCCTGGTAGCTCACGGGACGGGCCTGGGCCTGCCGGGCCCGCTGCTGGGCCAGGGCCTGCTGCCGCCGCCGCTCTTCCGCCAGCCGCCTGAGCTCCTCCTGGCGGCGGCGCTCGGCTTCCAGGCGGGCCCGGCGCTCCTCCTCCTGCTTGGCCAAAAGCCGCTCGTAGGTGGTCCGGGCCTGGATGCCGGGGAGGAGGACCAGATCCCCCGGCCGGAGCTCGGCCGGGTTGTCGATGCCGTTGGCCCGGGCCACCTGGACAGGGGGGAGGCCGAAGCGCTGGGCAAGGTCCAGGAGGGTTTCCCCCTCGGGCAGGGCCACCAGAAGCCCCCGCACCTCCCGGGGGATGTAGAGGACGCTCCCCGCCACCAGCCGGTCAAGGCTTTCCAGGGTGGGGTTGGCGGAGACCAGCTCCAAAGGGGTGAGGCCGAAGCGGGCCGCCACCCCGGCCAGGGTGTCCCCCGGCTGCACCCGGTAGGCCTCCACCCCTGGGGGGACCCGGGGGGGGCGCTCCCCTTGGTCCACCAGGGGGATGCGGAGGGGCTGGCCCACCTGCAGGCGGTGGTCCTTCAGGCCGCTGGACCACATGATGTGCTGCGCCTCCACCCCGTAGCGGGCGGCGATCCCGGCCAGGGTGTCCCCCGGGCGCACCCGGTAGAGCACCCAGCCCTTCCTGGGGGCTTGGCCCACCTCCACCGTGGCCTCGGGAAGGGGCAGGAGGCTGAGGAGGGGAAGCTGGGCCCAGGCGAGGGCGGAAAACGGCAGGCAGCATACGATCCCCAAAATTCCCCGCAACGCTCACCTCCAAAAGGGTACCGCCAAAACCTCTCGGGGGATTATACCAGCCCTAGGCCCCAAGGGGGCAAGGGGCAAAGGCCCTGGGCAGCACCCCAGGGTGCCGCCCTCCCCCGCGCTCCCTAGCGGGCCGCCAGGGAGGCCAGGAACTCCCGGTTGCTCTTGGTGCGCCCCAGGCGGGCCAGGAGCATCTCCATGGCCTCCGCCGGATCCATATCCGCGAGCACCTTGCGGAGGAGCCACATCTTGTGCACCACCTCCTCCCCCAGGAGGAGCTCTTCCCGCCGGGTACCCGACTTGAGGATGTCGATGGCGGGGAAGATGCGCCTTTCCTCCAGGCGGCGGGAGAGGTGGAGCTCCATGTTGCCCGTGCCCTTGAACTCCTCGAAGATCACGTCGTCCATGCGGCTTCCCGTCTCCACCAAGGCGGTGGCCAGGATGGTGAGGCTGCCCCCACCCCTGATGTTCCTGGCCGCCCCCAGGAAGCGCTTGGGGAAGTAGAGGGCCGCGGAGTCCAGGCCGCCCGAGAGGGTGCGCCCCGTGGGCGGGGTCACCAGGTTGTTGGCCCGGGCCAGGCGGGTGATGGAGTCCAGGAGGATCATCACGTGCCCCCCTTCCTCCACGATGCGCTTGGCCCGTTCATGGACGAACTCCGCCACGCGGATGTGGTTCTGGGGAGGCTCGTCGAAGGTGCTGGCGATGACCTCGGCCCCCCCCACGCTTTCCCGGAAGTCCGTGACCTCCTCGGGGCGCTCGTCGATGAGGAGGACGATGACCTTGATGTCGGGCTCGTTCTTGAGGACGGCGTTGGCGATCTTCTTGAGGAGGGTGGTCTTCCCCGCCTTGGGCGGGGCCACGATGAGCCCCCGCTGCCCCCGGCCGATGGGGGCCAGGAGGTCGATGACCCGGGTGGAGAGCTCGTCGGGGGTGGTCTCCAGCTTGATCTGCCGGTCGGGGAACTGGGGGATGAGCTCGTCGAAGCGGGGGCGGTTCTTGGCGGCCTCGGGATCCAGATCGTTCACCGCCTCCACCTTGAGGAGGGTGCCGTAGCGCTCGTTCTCCCGGGGAGGCCGCACCCGGCCCACCAGGTAGTCCCCGCTCCTCAGGGCGTACTGGCGGATGACGCCGGCGGATACGATGGCCACCCGGCTCTCCAGGTTGTAGAGGTTTTCCGTGAGGAAGCCGTAGCCGTCCGGGCTGATCTCCAGGTAGCCCTTGACCAGCTGCAGGCCCTCCCCCTGGGTCTGCCGCTCCAGGAGGGCCATGATGAGCTGGTCCTTCTTCATGCGCTTGTAGTTCTCGATCCCCGCCTCCTGGGCCAGGAGGTGGAGCTCAGGCAGGATCTTGGCCGAGAGCTCCTGGTAGGAAAGAGGGGCCTCCGGGGTTTCTGCTCTTCTCCTCATGGCCTGACCCTCTCCCAATCCGCCAGAAAGCGCGCGAGGCCGATGTCCGTCAGGGGATGCTTGAGCAGCTGCTTGAAGACCGCGTGGGGCAGGGTGGCGATATCCGCCCCCAGAAGGGCCGCCTCGGTGACGTGGCGGGGGTGGCGGATGGAGGCGGCGATGACCTTGGCGGAGAGGTCCTGTACCTGGATCATCTCCACGATCTCCCGCAGAACCTCCCCCCCGTCCCAGGAGATGTCGTCCACCCGGCCCAGGAAGGGGGAAAGGTAGGCCGCCCCGGCCCGGGCCGCCAGGAGGGCCTGGTTGGCGGAGAAGACGAGGGTCATGTTGACCCTCACGCCTTCAGCGGTGAGGCGCTTGCAGGCCTTGAGGCCCTCCTCGGTGGTGGGAAGCTTGACCACGATCTGGGGGTGGATGGCGGCGAGCCGCCTCCCCTCCGCCACCATCCCCTCGGCGTCTAGGGCCGTGACCTCGGCGGAGACGGGTCCCTCCACCGCCTCGCAGATGGCCCGCAGGTGGGCCTCGAGACCCTCCCGGCTTAGCTGCCCCCCCCGGGCGGCGAACTCCTTGGCCACCAGGGTGGGGTTGGTGGTGACCCCCGAGAGCACCCCCCAGGCGGCGATCTCCCGTATCTCCTCCAGGTTGGCGGTGTCCAGGTACAGCTCCATGCGCGCTCCTTTTGCGGGATGAGAACCGGCTTAGCCTGAGTCTAGCAGACCCCATCGGGGCGTTGTCAAGCTGGGTGGGGGCTGCTAGCATGGGCTTAGCCGCCAACGGGGGATTTTACCCCAGGGGGCATGAGCTGTAAAGGCGTGGATGGGGAGAGTACCCCTTTCCAATAGCCCCAAGCGAGCCGGGGAGGGTGGAAGCCCGGCGGTGAGGAAAGGCGGGAAGATCACCCCGGAGCCGCGGGAGGAAAAGGGCCGGTCCCTGAGTAATGCCCGCCGGGTGCGCCCGTCATAGCGCAAACGAGGGCCTGGAAGCCTCTTCCAGGAAGCGCGGTGGTACCGCGGAAGCCGTTGGCGCTTTCGTCCGCGCCCCAAGGGCGCGGGCGTTTCTTTAGGGAGGAGCGTATGTTCAAGGAGGTCGGTGAACCCCACTTTCCCAGGCTGGAAGAGGAGGTGCTGGCGTTTTGGAAGCGGGAAAGGATCTTTGAAAAAAGCGTGGAAAACCGCAAAGGGAGGCCCCGCTACACCGTCTACGAAGGCCCCCCCACCGCCAACGGCCTCCCCCACGTGGGCCACGCCCAGGCCCGGAGCTACAAGGACCTCTTCCCCCGCTACAAGGCCATGCGGGGCTACTACGTGCCCCGCCGCGCCGGCTGGGACACCCACGGCCTGCCGGTGGAGCTGGAGGTGGAGAAGAAGCTCGGGCTAAAGAGCAAACGGGAGATCGAGGCCTACGGCATCGAGCGCTTCAACCAAGCCTGCCGGGAGTCGGTCTTCACCTATGAACGGGAGTGGGAGGCCTTCACCGAACGCCTGGGGTACTGGGTGGACCTCAAGGACGCCTACGCCACCCTGGACCCCAGCTATGTGGAAAGCATCTGGTGGAGCCTGAAGAACCTCTTCGACCGGGGCCTCCTCTACCGGGACCACAAGGTGGTGCCCTACTGCCCCCGGTGCGGCACGCCCCTTTCCTCCCACGAGCTCTCCCTGGGCTACAAGGAGATCACCGACCCCTCGGTCTACGTGCGCCTTCCCCTTAAGGAACCGGGAAGGCTGGGCCTTTCCAGGGCCAGCCTCCTCATCTGGACCACCACCCCCTGGACCCTACCCGGGAACGTGGCCGCGGCGGTGCACCCGGAGTTCACCTACGCCGCCTTCCAGGTGGAAGGGGAAGCGCTCATCTTGGAGGAAAACCTGGGGAAAAAGCTCCTGGGCGAGGAAACCCCCATCCTCAAGACCTTTTCAGGGAAAGAGCTGGAGGGCCTCCCCTACGAGCCGCCCTATCCCCAAGGGGTGGAACGGGGCTACTTCGTGGTCCTGGCGGAGTACGTGAGCCGGGAGGACGGCACGGGCATCGTCCACCAGGCCCCCGCCTTCGGGGCGGAGGACCTGGAAACGGGAAGGCGTTACGGCCTCCCCCTCCTCAAGACGGTGGACGAGGAGGGGAGGCTCCTGGTGGCGCCTTTTGAGGGCCTCCCCTTCCGCGAGGCCAACCGGGCTATCCTGAAAGACCTCCGCTCCCGGGGGCTTCTTTTCAAGGAGGAAAGCTACCTCCACAGC
This window contains:
- the pdxS gene encoding pyridoxal 5'-phosphate synthase lyase subunit PdxS; the protein is MEKGTFQIKTGFAEMFKGGVIMDVTTPEQAAIAEEAGAVAVMALERVPADIRAQGGVARMSDPKVIKEIMAAVSIPVMAKVRIGHFAEAMILEALGVDFIDESEVLTPADEEHHIDKWKFRVPFVCGARDLGEALRRIAEGAAMIRTKGEAGTGNVVEAVRHARAVWKGIRQVQSLREDELMAYAKEIGAPLELVRWVHQHGRLPVVNFAAGGIATPADAALMMHLGMDGVFVGSGIFKSGDPKRRARAIVRAVTHYNDPEVLAEVSEDLGEPMVGINLEELREEERLAKRGW
- the fsa gene encoding fructose-6-phosphate aldolase, with the protein product MELYLDTANLEEIREIAAWGVLSGVTTNPTLVAKEFAARGGQLSREGLEAHLRAICEAVEGPVSAEVTALDAEGMVAEGRRLAAIHPQIVVKLPTTEEGLKACKRLTAEGVRVNMTLVFSANQALLAARAGAAYLSPFLGRVDDISWDGGEVLREIVEMIQVQDLSAKVIAASIRHPRHVTEAALLGADIATLPHAVFKQLLKHPLTDIGLARFLADWERVRP
- the rho gene encoding transcription termination factor Rho; this encodes MRRRAETPEAPLSYQELSAKILPELHLLAQEAGIENYKRMKKDQLIMALLERQTQGEGLQLVKGYLEISPDGYGFLTENLYNLESRVAIVSAGVIRQYALRSGDYLVGRVRPPRENERYGTLLKVEAVNDLDPEAAKNRPRFDELIPQFPDRQIKLETTPDELSTRVIDLLAPIGRGQRGLIVAPPKAGKTTLLKKIANAVLKNEPDIKVIVLLIDERPEEVTDFRESVGGAEVIASTFDEPPQNHIRVAEFVHERAKRIVEEGGHVMILLDSITRLARANNLVTPPTGRTLSGGLDSAALYFPKRFLGAARNIRGGGSLTILATALVETGSRMDDVIFEEFKGTGNMELHLSRRLEERRIFPAIDILKSGTRREELLLGEEVVHKMWLLRKVLADMDPAEAMEMLLARLGRTKSNREFLASLAAR
- a CDS encoding peptidoglycan DD-metalloendopeptidase family protein, which codes for MRGILGIVCCLPFSALAWAQLPLLSLLPLPEATVEVGQAPRKGWVLYRVRPGDTLAGIAARYGVEAQHIMWSSGLKDHRLQVGQPLRIPLVDQGERPPRVPPGVEAYRVQPGDTLAGVAARFGLTPLELVSANPTLESLDRLVAGSVLYIPREVRGLLVALPEGETLLDLAQRFGLPPVQVARANGIDNPAELRPGDLVLLPGIQARTTYERLLAKQEEERRARLEAERRRQEELRRLAEERRRQQALAQQRARQAQARPVSYQEGGMRWPLAGGFRITTYYGQRGVFQRYHTGIDLAAPQGTPILAAKAGQVRVAGWSAVGYGFHVVLDHGGGKETLYAHMSRIAVRPGQWVEAGQVIGHVGSTGWSTGPHLHFEVRVNGVPRNPLSYLP